In Acinetobacter sp. TGL-Y2, a genomic segment contains:
- the ybeY gene encoding rRNA maturation RNase YbeY has product MKLSLSLQQSFEAPSLVLKRAYVKKVVETTLRHIDTQSDCEVGIACVDINESHKLNLEYRGKDKPTNVLSFPSEIPDEMAAVLESFPLGDLVICIPVVLQEAEEQGKVPLTHFTHMLVHGTLHLMGYDHETSDEDAEEMEAIEIEILAKLGLDNPYTVQEH; this is encoded by the coding sequence TTGAAACTTAGCCTCTCGTTGCAACAATCGTTTGAAGCACCTTCTTTGGTGCTCAAACGTGCTTATGTTAAAAAAGTTGTTGAAACCACTTTACGCCATATAGACACACAAAGTGACTGTGAAGTCGGTATTGCCTGCGTGGATATAAACGAAAGTCATAAACTGAATTTGGAATATCGTGGCAAAGATAAACCCACCAATGTGCTGTCGTTCCCCAGTGAAATCCCCGATGAAATGGCGGCAGTTTTAGAATCTTTTCCACTCGGTGATCTGGTGATTTGTATTCCTGTCGTATTACAAGAAGCTGAAGAACAAGGCAAAGTTCCTCTGACTCACTTCACGCATATGCTGGTCCATGGCACGTTGCATCTCATGGGCTACGATCATGAAACTTCAGATGAAGATGCGGAAGAGATGGAAGCCATTGAAATTGAGATTTTAGCCAAGCTTGGATTAGATAATCCATATACGGTTCAAGAACATTAG
- a CDS encoding 23S rRNA (adenine(2030)-N(6))-methyltransferase RlmJ, producing MNYRHHFHAGNFADVMKHVLLLQLLNRFNAKDKPYRYVDTHGGAGKYDLSTAAAQKSGEFLNGIHRLVKLDDSITRQAPEGVQQYLKIVEAMRSTSGKGAYPGSPWFALEGMREIDKATIFEMQKDVFQQLYMNIRDRRAGLHERDAYEGLSGVIPPAEKRGLVMIDPPYELERKDFPQLVELLTLAHRKWPTGCFAVWYPIKDRAMIDRFEKKMSKTGIRRQLVCEICVWPDDTPVGLNGCGLLVINPPWKFSEDADEALQWLFPHLRMTENGGHAAVRWLVGE from the coding sequence ATGAATTACCGTCACCATTTCCATGCAGGCAACTTTGCCGATGTCATGAAACATGTGTTATTGCTGCAACTATTGAACCGTTTTAACGCTAAAGATAAACCTTATCGCTATGTAGATACGCATGGTGGCGCGGGTAAATATGATTTGTCGACTGCTGCTGCGCAAAAATCAGGTGAGTTTTTAAATGGTATTCATCGTTTAGTTAAACTGGATGACTCAATTACACGTCAGGCTCCTGAAGGCGTTCAACAATATTTAAAGATTGTTGAAGCGATGCGCAGCACATCAGGTAAAGGTGCATACCCAGGTTCACCTTGGTTTGCCCTTGAAGGGATGCGTGAAATTGATAAAGCCACTATTTTTGAAATGCAGAAAGACGTATTTCAACAGCTTTATATGAATATTCGTGATCGCCGTGCAGGTCTTCATGAGCGTGATGCATATGAGGGTTTGTCAGGTGTGATTCCACCAGCAGAAAAACGTGGTTTGGTGATGATTGATCCGCCTTACGAACTTGAGCGTAAGGATTTTCCACAATTGGTTGAGTTATTGACCCTTGCGCATCGTAAATGGCCTACAGGTTGTTTTGCAGTTTGGTATCCAATTAAAGATCGCGCCATGATTGATCGTTTTGAAAAGAAAATGAGCAAAACAGGCATTCGCCGTCAGTTGGTCTGTGAAATTTGTGTATGGCCAGATGATACTCCAGTGGGATTGAATGGATGTGGTTTGTTGGTGATTAATCCACCTTGGAAATTCTCTGAAGATGCTGATGAAGCATTGCAGTGGTTATTTCCACATTTACGCATGACTGAAAATGGTGGTCATGCTGCAGTTCGCTGGTTAGTGGGCGAATAA
- a CDS encoding malate dehydrogenase — MKQAVRVAVTGAAGQIGYSLLFRIASGEMLGKDQPVILQLLEVPFEKAQQALKGVMMELQDCAFPLLEGMVGTDDPKVAFKDADYALLVGSRPRGPGMERADLLKVNGEIFIGQGQALNEVASRDVKVLVVGNPANTNAYIAMKSAPDLPAKNFTAMLRLDHNRAASQIAAKTGKAVKDIKTLTVWGNHSPTMYADYRFATINGENVKDMINDQEWNANTFLPTVGKRGAAIIEARGLSSAASAANAAIDHMRDWALGTNGEWVTMGIPSDGSYGIPEGVMFGFPVTTENGEYKIVQGLEIDQFSRERINVTLNELEEERAAIADMLK; from the coding sequence ATGAAGCAAGCCGTTCGTGTTGCCGTTACAGGTGCTGCAGGTCAAATTGGTTACAGCTTACTTTTCCGTATCGCAAGTGGCGAAATGTTAGGTAAAGATCAACCCGTTATTTTGCAATTGCTCGAAGTTCCATTTGAGAAAGCTCAACAAGCGCTTAAAGGCGTGATGATGGAGCTTCAAGACTGCGCATTCCCTCTTTTAGAGGGTATGGTAGGTACTGATGATCCTAAAGTTGCATTTAAAGATGCTGACTATGCGTTGTTGGTTGGTTCGCGTCCACGTGGTCCAGGTATGGAACGTGCTGACTTATTGAAAGTGAACGGTGAAATCTTCATCGGTCAAGGTCAAGCATTAAATGAAGTTGCGAGCCGTGACGTTAAAGTTCTTGTCGTAGGTAACCCTGCAAACACGAATGCTTACATCGCAATGAAATCTGCTCCAGATCTTCCAGCGAAAAACTTCACTGCGATGTTACGTCTTGACCACAACCGTGCTGCATCTCAAATTGCGGCTAAAACGGGTAAAGCAGTTAAAGACATCAAAACACTTACAGTTTGGGGTAACCACTCTCCAACCATGTATGCAGACTACCGTTTTGCAACCATTAATGGTGAAAACGTAAAAGACATGATTAACGATCAAGAATGGAATGCAAACACATTCCTTCCGACTGTGGGTAAACGTGGTGCTGCGATTATTGAAGCACGTGGTTTGTCTTCAGCTGCATCTGCTGCGAACGCTGCAATTGATCATATGCGCGATTGGGCTCTTGGCACCAATGGCGAATGGGTAACGATGGGTATTCCTTCTGACGGCTCTTACGGTATTCCTGAAGGCGTGATGTTCGGTTTCCCTGTAACGACTGAAAACGGTGAATACAAAATCGTTCAAGGTCTTGAAATCGACCAATTTAGCCGTGAGCGTATCAACGTAACGTTGAATGAACTTGAAGAAGAGCGCGCAGCAATTGCTGACATGCTTAAATAA
- a CDS encoding DUF6670 family protein translates to MQLLMNLVDDSKQLNQAQFPFKLNYHGPKGRFKIIHQGLMIPGLPAPLHYFNFLTIIGQPNAPMLRNEYAIKHSALDTVSLISSISPHMVGHFNAYSVADDCDFEQNQFKFGERECLKGSIPHFQLIRSDEELSVNLHINTQPIISHFTKSKFGLFDHWSLMCHCTGEIIYKGQSYSINHLGSFEYARAMNLPYLPLCFFTYQIINLNNQRQLLLAQIRNNFNQIMQSRIYLRDLTNHTSEMFDEQVYFKVHRVYPKVTTPNQQDMYLPREFEWNFKNSNRSIVVNAQSRGDYKFGLAAGYVGSFKYQVEIDGIQESGESGYCEYIDCRPLKWQERNNQEKILDKILNPVPCTLKK, encoded by the coding sequence ATGCAGTTGTTAATGAATTTGGTCGATGACTCTAAACAGCTGAATCAAGCTCAATTTCCTTTTAAGCTCAATTATCATGGACCGAAAGGTCGCTTTAAAATTATTCATCAAGGATTGATGATTCCGGGTTTGCCCGCACCGCTGCATTATTTTAATTTTTTGACCATTATTGGTCAGCCCAACGCTCCCATGCTGCGCAATGAATACGCCATTAAACACAGCGCACTTGATACAGTTTCGTTAATCAGTAGCATAAGCCCGCATATGGTGGGTCATTTTAATGCCTATTCGGTCGCTGATGATTGTGACTTTGAGCAAAATCAATTCAAATTTGGAGAGCGCGAATGCCTCAAGGGCAGTATTCCTCATTTTCAATTGATTCGCAGTGATGAAGAGCTATCGGTAAATCTTCATATAAACACCCAGCCAATCATTTCACATTTTACCAAATCTAAATTTGGACTTTTTGATCATTGGTCTTTGATGTGCCACTGCACAGGTGAAATCATCTATAAGGGGCAAAGTTATTCAATTAATCATTTGGGTAGTTTCGAATATGCCCGTGCAATGAATTTGCCTTATTTACCACTTTGCTTTTTCACCTATCAAATCATCAATTTAAACAATCAACGACAATTACTGTTGGCGCAGATTCGCAATAATTTCAACCAAATTATGCAGTCAAGAATTTATCTTCGAGATTTAACGAACCATACTTCGGAAATGTTTGATGAACAGGTCTACTTTAAAGTGCATCGTGTTTATCCCAAAGTGACTACGCCCAATCAACAAGACATGTATTTGCCGCGAGAGTTTGAATGGAACTTTAAAAATTCAAATCGAAGCATTGTAGTAAATGCGCAAAGCCGTGGAGATTATAAGTTTGGTTTAGCGGCGGGTTATGTCGGAAGTTTTAAATATCAAGTTGAAATTGATGGCATTCAAGAAAGTGGTGAAAGTGGCTACTGTGAATACATTGATTGTCGGCCTTTAAAGTGGCAAGAAAGGAATAATCAAGAAAAAATCTTGGATAAAATTCTCAATCCAGTACCGTGTACACTCAAAAAATAG
- a CDS encoding lytic transglycosylase domain-containing protein, with translation MAILALVGWPTAYAAEEQFHDALRVANSGNVSQLEQYRVAMQNDALGYYPEYWGLNNNLGFQPVSSITAFAQRYPQSAMAEKLSADYVEEKVKQADFANAQPVLQYVTNADEAESCAVAQVRAKTGDTLVYAEYKDVWLKTDAQPESCSGLGRLMLSSPLLTTTDRQQRMYAQLRAGQSGQALATAQTIGINLSLAQLNQIQANPLNYLWSAPKNNTVDYAYLIFALGRAADTDLTSALQTVPKLAQGVPADVVKYLYRTVGYIGGTTVMKNNFNREVLNSFDASYGVPFSPEEAEIYARQAVRFGSWESVIRAIDSMSVTQKQEDRWQYWLARASEKRADHASKQAAKSIYQRLAASGDEYHNLLAKDHLGIRYNEAQDRSEPSSNDLQRLNQDIHFRRAFALKNINASDSYINREWNWAVRQAYLKKDDGLLLAAAKRATDMGWYDRAIYAAERTTNKHNYAYRYATPHQSLVVSHSRNVGIDPSWAYGLMRQESRFVSAARSHVGAGGLMQIMPNTAKLVAQKMGETYNPAALTNTNMNIRYGTYYLSMIQNQLSGNPVLATAGYNAGPNRARRWQPEFQSIASDQYTESIPLHETRDYVKKVMANAAHYGVLLGQGPQAIESRMPTIPTRSTP, from the coding sequence GTGGCCATCTTGGCTTTGGTCGGCTGGCCTACGGCTTATGCTGCCGAAGAGCAATTTCATGATGCTTTACGCGTTGCAAATAGCGGAAATGTGTCACAACTAGAACAATATCGCGTGGCCATGCAAAATGATGCTTTGGGCTACTACCCTGAATATTGGGGACTTAACAATAATTTAGGTTTTCAACCAGTAAGCAGCATTACGGCGTTCGCGCAGCGCTATCCACAATCGGCAATGGCAGAAAAACTGTCGGCAGATTATGTCGAAGAAAAAGTCAAACAAGCAGATTTTGCAAATGCACAACCGGTACTTCAATATGTGACCAATGCTGATGAAGCGGAAAGCTGTGCTGTCGCACAAGTGCGTGCCAAAACAGGCGATACCCTGGTCTATGCAGAGTATAAAGATGTGTGGCTCAAAACCGATGCTCAGCCAGAGTCATGTAGCGGTCTAGGGCGTCTTATGCTATCGAGTCCGCTTTTGACCACCACGGACCGTCAACAACGCATGTATGCTCAGCTTCGTGCAGGGCAGTCAGGTCAAGCGCTTGCTACGGCACAAACCATTGGGATCAATCTATCTTTGGCGCAGCTCAATCAGATTCAAGCCAATCCTCTAAATTACTTATGGTCTGCACCCAAGAATAATACCGTCGATTATGCGTATTTGATTTTTGCACTCGGACGCGCAGCAGACACAGATCTCACTTCAGCATTACAAACTGTACCCAAGCTTGCACAGGGTGTACCTGCAGATGTAGTGAAATACTTATACCGTACCGTGGGTTATATTGGTGGTACCACGGTGATGAAGAATAACTTTAACCGCGAAGTGTTAAATAGTTTTGATGCCAGTTATGGGGTGCCTTTTAGTCCTGAAGAAGCTGAAATCTATGCCCGTCAAGCGGTACGTTTTGGCAGTTGGGAAAGCGTGATTCGTGCCATAGACAGTATGAGCGTGACCCAAAAGCAAGAAGACCGCTGGCAATATTGGTTGGCGCGTGCTTCAGAAAAGCGTGCAGATCACGCCTCTAAGCAAGCAGCCAAAAGTATTTATCAGCGTTTGGCTGCCTCAGGAGATGAATACCACAACTTGTTGGCCAAAGATCATTTAGGCATTCGTTATAACGAAGCACAAGATCGCTCAGAGCCAAGCTCGAATGATTTGCAACGTTTAAATCAAGACATTCATTTTCGCCGTGCATTTGCTTTAAAAAATATTAATGCGTCCGACAGCTATATCAATCGTGAATGGAACTGGGCTGTGCGCCAAGCGTATTTAAAAAAAGATGATGGTCTACTGCTTGCAGCGGCCAAACGTGCCACAGATATGGGGTGGTATGATCGTGCTATTTATGCAGCTGAACGCACCACCAATAAACACAACTATGCCTACCGCTATGCGACCCCACATCAAAGTCTGGTGGTGAGTCACAGTCGTAATGTCGGCATCGATCCTTCTTGGGCCTACGGTTTAATGCGCCAAGAAAGCCGATTTGTCAGTGCAGCGCGTTCGCATGTAGGTGCTGGCGGTTTAATGCAGATTATGCCCAACACCGCAAAACTTGTGGCGCAGAAAATGGGGGAAACCTATAATCCAGCCGCGCTGACCAATACCAATATGAATATTCGCTACGGCACGTATTATTTGTCTATGATTCAAAATCAACTCAGTGGAAATCCGGTTTTAGCGACGGCTGGCTATAATGCAGGGCCAAATCGTGCACGCCGTTGGCAACCTGAGTTTCAAAGTATTGCATCCGATCAATACACTGAATCTATTCCATTGCATGAAACACGAGATTATGTCAAAAAAGTGATGGCAAATGCTGCACATTATGGGGTGCTGTTAGGGCAAGGGCCACAAGCGATTGAGAGCCGTATGCCGACCATTCCCACTCGTAGTACACCTTAA
- a CDS encoding DUF2789 family protein, whose protein sequence is MTNKPSLALLFSQLGLASSPAAMELYIRTHQLPAHVNLHEAPFWNVSQRDFLIRYLVQDDDWAIWIDELNQQLHMDAYHKLQMAYS, encoded by the coding sequence ATGACCAATAAGCCATCTTTAGCGTTACTGTTTTCTCAGCTCGGTTTAGCCAGTAGTCCAGCCGCAATGGAGCTGTATATCCGAACCCATCAACTTCCAGCGCATGTGAATTTGCACGAAGCACCTTTTTGGAATGTTTCGCAACGTGATTTTCTCATTCGTTACTTGGTGCAAGACGATGATTGGGCGATTTGGATTGATGAGCTCAATCAACAATTGCACATGGATGCCTATCACAAACTACAAATGGCTTACTCCTAG
- a CDS encoding 2OG-Fe(II) oxygenase, protein METIALASNWNIERIIDSLDQHGYALIDEAYSSTYLSDLVTECTSNLDRFRDAAIQNGVVSNIRSDHILWINDELVHAQHHIEQLNGLAQEFNRYFYLGIKEVEAHFACYNAGEFYALHRDNPQGKNGRMISSVLYLHEDWQSDWGGELRLQDKHEQWHIIEPKPNRIALFQSDLLHEVLLSKQQRLSITAWLRSHNSIW, encoded by the coding sequence ATGGAAACGATAGCCCTTGCTTCAAATTGGAATATTGAAAGGATTATCGACAGTTTAGATCAACACGGCTATGCCCTTATTGATGAAGCTTATTCATCAACTTATTTAAGTGATTTAGTTACAGAATGCACATCTAATCTCGATCGTTTTCGAGATGCGGCTATTCAAAATGGCGTGGTCAGCAATATTCGCAGCGATCATATACTCTGGATCAATGATGAATTGGTTCATGCTCAGCATCATATCGAACAATTAAATGGGCTGGCTCAAGAATTTAATCGTTATTTTTATCTCGGTATTAAAGAGGTTGAAGCGCATTTTGCTTGCTATAACGCAGGTGAGTTTTATGCCTTACATCGCGACAACCCTCAAGGTAAAAATGGTCGAATGATTTCTTCAGTATTGTATTTACATGAAGACTGGCAATCGGATTGGGGTGGTGAACTGCGCTTGCAAGATAAACATGAACAGTGGCATATCATCGAACCGAAACCGAATCGTATTGCACTCTTTCAAAGTGATTTACTACATGAGGTTTTGCTGTCCAAACAGCAGCGTTTATCGATTACCGCATGGCTACGTAGTCACAACTCAATTTGGTAA
- a CDS encoding DUF2789 family protein, whose product MFDEQPTLELLFQQLGLDSDQVAIERFVKEHQLDQDTPLHKASFWTKNQHDFILDHWKKDDEWAIVVDTLNALLHQHDGVDHS is encoded by the coding sequence ATGTTTGATGAACAACCGACCTTAGAATTATTATTTCAACAACTTGGTTTAGATTCAGATCAAGTTGCAATTGAACGCTTTGTGAAAGAACATCAACTTGATCAAGACACGCCACTACACAAAGCCAGCTTCTGGACCAAGAACCAACACGATTTTATTCTGGATCATTGGAAAAAAGATGACGAGTGGGCCATTGTGGTCGACACCTTAAATGCGCTATTGCATCAGCATGATGGTGTAGATCATTCATAA
- a CDS encoding PhoH family protein, which produces MTAAIRRTVAFPGISMDRLQSMLGAYNGHLKQIEQRLDVKIDHRGDSFYIDGGIDEVERAEILLQQLHAEAEVSQQISADVIHLMIQGSQTDRELQTDPDQEHTGLEDVWLQTRKGRINPRGANQKRYVQHILNSDISFGIGPAGTGKTYLAVAAAVDMLERNEIQRILLVRPAVEAGEKLGFLPGDLSQKIDPYLRPLYDALYEMLGFEKVAKLIERQVIEVAPLAYMRGRTLNHSFVILDEAQNTTPEQMKMFLTRLGFGSRAVITGDVTQVDLPRGQQSGLAHALRVIEKIKEIHITRFHSRDVVRHQLVQKIVEAYEGWDSEHHRLSAEGRAERKARQDALIHENDSAADAQHQAETQ; this is translated from the coding sequence TTGACTGCAGCGATTAGACGTACAGTGGCTTTTCCAGGCATTTCAATGGACCGTTTACAAAGCATGCTCGGTGCTTATAACGGTCACTTGAAACAAATTGAACAACGTTTAGATGTAAAAATAGACCACCGTGGCGATAGTTTTTATATCGATGGTGGAATAGATGAAGTTGAGCGTGCAGAAATTCTGCTGCAACAGCTCCATGCTGAAGCAGAAGTCTCTCAACAAATCAGTGCAGATGTGATTCATTTAATGATTCAAGGCAGTCAAACTGACCGCGAACTTCAAACGGATCCTGATCAAGAACATACGGGCTTAGAGGATGTTTGGCTGCAAACACGCAAAGGCCGTATTAACCCACGTGGCGCAAACCAAAAGCGTTATGTACAACATATTTTAAACAGTGATATTTCATTCGGCATTGGTCCTGCAGGAACGGGTAAAACCTATCTTGCTGTGGCCGCTGCCGTTGATATGCTTGAACGTAATGAAATTCAGCGGATTTTACTGGTTCGACCTGCGGTTGAAGCCGGTGAGAAACTCGGTTTCTTGCCGGGTGACTTAAGCCAAAAAATTGATCCTTATCTCAGACCGCTTTATGATGCTTTGTATGAAATGCTCGGCTTTGAAAAAGTCGCCAAACTGATTGAGCGTCAAGTGATTGAAGTTGCGCCCCTTGCCTATATGCGTGGTCGTACTCTCAATCATTCTTTTGTGATTTTAGATGAAGCCCAAAACACCACACCTGAACAGATGAAGATGTTCCTGACTCGTTTAGGTTTTGGTTCACGTGCCGTAATCACTGGGGACGTGACACAGGTCGATTTACCCCGTGGTCAACAATCTGGTCTTGCGCATGCTTTGCGTGTGATTGAGAAAATCAAAGAAATTCATATTACCCGCTTCCATTCTCGTGATGTGGTCAGACATCAGCTGGTACAGAAAATTGTCGAAGCCTACGAAGGATGGGATAGCGAACATCACCGTTTGAGTGCTGAAGGTCGTGCAGAGCGTAAAGCACGACAAGATGCGCTGATTCATGAAAATGACTCTGCAGCCGATGCACAGCATCAAGCAGAAACCCAGTAA
- the miaB gene encoding tRNA (N6-isopentenyl adenosine(37)-C2)-methylthiotransferase MiaB, with product MTVQTFIPNSAQAASENTVTQPQHTPAIDGTVKKLYIETQGCQMNEYDSHRMADLLGDSHGYVLTKDPKEADILLMNTCSIREKAQEKVFSELGRWRKLKEKNPDLVIGVGGCVASQEGDNIQKRAPYVDMVFGPQTLHRLPQMLDQHSEQIEKPKKDKIKLVDISFPDIEKFDFLPEPRVEGYKAFVSIMEGCSKYCSFCVVPYTRGEEVSRPLDDVLAEIAGLAEKGVREIALLGQNVNGYRGETFEGEICTFADLLRLVAEIPGIGRLRYTTSHPLEFNDDLIQCYRDLPQMVSHLHLPVQSGSNDVLQAMKRNHTIDVYIDKIARLRQVRPDMHLSSDFIIGFPGETDAHFEETYQFIQDLDFDHSYSFIYSKRPGTPASELPDTTPEEVKKERLAKVQKWIKRSSIDKTDAMLGTIQRVLIEKVSDKDPNLLVGTADNTRYVTFIGDASWVGRFAEIEITEIKTLNLVYGELLNLEPDVA from the coding sequence ATGACGGTTCAAACCTTCATTCCAAATAGTGCCCAAGCTGCCTCAGAAAACACTGTTACCCAGCCACAGCACACCCCAGCCATCGATGGCACAGTCAAAAAACTGTACATTGAAACGCAAGGGTGTCAGATGAATGAGTATGACAGTCATCGTATGGCCGATCTTTTGGGTGACTCACATGGCTATGTGCTGACCAAAGATCCCAAAGAAGCAGATATTCTCCTGATGAATACCTGCTCTATTCGTGAAAAAGCTCAAGAAAAAGTATTCTCTGAACTGGGTCGCTGGCGTAAGCTGAAAGAAAAAAATCCAGATTTGGTGATTGGTGTTGGTGGTTGTGTGGCATCGCAAGAAGGCGATAACATTCAAAAACGCGCACCTTATGTCGACATGGTTTTTGGTCCGCAGACCCTGCATCGTTTACCACAAATGCTCGATCAGCATTCTGAACAAATTGAAAAACCGAAAAAAGACAAAATCAAATTGGTGGATATTTCTTTCCCTGATATTGAAAAATTCGATTTTTTACCTGAACCGCGTGTTGAAGGTTATAAAGCCTTTGTTTCGATCATGGAAGGTTGTTCCAAATACTGTTCTTTCTGCGTAGTGCCTTACACCCGCGGTGAAGAAGTCTCCCGTCCTTTAGATGATGTCTTGGCTGAAATTGCAGGCTTGGCAGAGAAAGGCGTGCGTGAAATTGCGCTTTTAGGTCAAAACGTCAATGGTTACCGCGGTGAAACCTTTGAAGGTGAAATCTGTACTTTTGCAGACTTACTTCGTTTGGTGGCAGAAATTCCGGGTATTGGTCGTCTGCGCTATACCACCTCTCATCCGCTTGAATTTAATGATGATTTGATTCAGTGCTACCGTGACCTACCGCAAATGGTCTCACACCTGCATTTGCCAGTGCAAAGTGGCTCAAATGACGTCCTTCAGGCCATGAAGCGTAACCACACCATTGATGTGTATATCGATAAAATTGCACGTTTACGTCAAGTCCGTCCAGATATGCATTTGTCTTCAGATTTCATTATTGGTTTCCCCGGTGAAACCGATGCGCACTTTGAAGAAACCTATCAGTTTATTCAAGATTTAGACTTTGATCATTCCTACAGTTTTATCTATTCAAAACGTCCAGGGACACCTGCCTCTGAATTACCAGATACCACACCTGAAGAGGTGAAAAAAGAACGTTTGGCCAAAGTTCAAAAATGGATTAAACGCTCAAGTATCGATAAAACAGACGCAATGCTCGGTACCATTCAACGTGTCTTGATTGAGAAAGTTTCGGACAAAGATCCGAATTTATTGGTCGGTACAGCAGACAATACACGTTATGTAACATTTATTGGTGACGCGTCTTGGGTTGGACGCTTTGCAGAGATTGAGATTACAGAGATTAAGACCCTCAATTTAGTTTATGGAGAACTCTTGAATCTTGAGCCTGACGTGGCGTAA
- the pssA gene encoding CDP-diacylglycerol--serine O-phosphatidyltransferase has translation MTNINKPESESSTRDVPGFDGITFEVEEEEHTQEGQKVKRRGIYLWPNLITTAALLSGFYSIIASMNGEYTQAIYAIFIAALFDGLDGRVARAIGAQSPFGEQFDSLSDMLAFGVAPAILMYSWSLHDLGRIGLAACFVYTACAAFRLARFNVQIGVVDKRYFIGVASPLAAVMIISLVWVGLDFPDIFDLREKGIQAINAAVIIAVGLLMISNIKYYSFKTVERKRVPFAVLPIIVFIFAAVTYNIPVGILVISIIYALSGFVTTFMARKKLT, from the coding sequence ATGACAAATATAAATAAACCTGAAAGCGAGTCTTCTACACGTGATGTACCAGGTTTTGATGGCATCACTTTTGAAGTGGAAGAAGAGGAGCATACCCAAGAAGGGCAGAAGGTTAAACGTCGTGGTATCTATCTGTGGCCGAATCTCATCACCACAGCCGCATTGTTGTCGGGATTTTATTCCATCATTGCCAGTATGAATGGTGAATATACTCAAGCGATTTATGCCATTTTTATTGCAGCACTCTTTGATGGTTTAGATGGTCGTGTGGCGCGTGCCATTGGCGCGCAAAGCCCATTTGGTGAACAGTTCGATTCACTCTCTGATATGTTGGCTTTTGGTGTTGCACCTGCAATTTTAATGTATAGCTGGAGTTTGCACGATCTAGGCCGTATCGGTTTAGCCGCATGTTTTGTCTATACCGCGTGTGCTGCCTTTCGTTTGGCGCGTTTCAATGTGCAAATTGGTGTTGTCGATAAACGTTACTTTATTGGTGTTGCAAGTCCGCTGGCAGCCGTTATGATTATTTCATTGGTTTGGGTTGGACTAGATTTTCCAGACATTTTCGATTTACGAGAAAAGGGAATTCAAGCCATCAATGCCGCTGTGATTATTGCGGTTGGTTTATTGATGATTTCGAATATTAAATATTATTCATTTAAGACGGTAGAACGTAAGCGTGTACCTTTTGCAGTCCTACCAATTATTGTATTTATCTTCGCAGCAGTGACTTATAACATTCCTGTAGGTATTTTAGTGATTTCAATTATTTACGCATTATCTGGTTTTGTGACCACATTTATGGCTCGAAAGAAGCTTACATAA
- a CDS encoding ribonuclease I, whose product MKLSTRVGQQIKTALMFISAGLAVSSNSSYASPVGLKGYVMQVQMTPAICTIDTSKKKQRKCLEGYSLTITGLVPEISARDCSSRSSAKLSPLQAQVVARVMPDESARYSLWSSIGGCTPLTASQYFRDIIKKAENLKIPADLRGMENKSIQLSSLKTQFFSLNPRMPREAIRFNCQNHQNTSVLTGIQICYSAQGQYKQCSNQIVNSCPSLVTIRGAY is encoded by the coding sequence ATGAAATTAAGCACAAGAGTCGGTCAACAGATTAAAACTGCATTGATGTTCATCAGTGCGGGATTGGCTGTGTCATCAAACTCATCCTATGCATCGCCTGTGGGTTTAAAAGGCTATGTGATGCAGGTGCAAATGACACCTGCTATTTGTACCATCGATACGAGCAAGAAAAAACAGCGTAAATGTTTGGAAGGCTATTCGTTGACCATTACGGGGCTTGTGCCTGAGATTTCAGCGCGCGATTGTAGTAGCCGTTCATCTGCAAAGTTGTCGCCTTTGCAAGCACAAGTGGTGGCGCGGGTGATGCCTGATGAATCTGCACGTTATTCGCTTTGGTCCAGTATAGGTGGGTGTACGCCCTTAACAGCCAGTCAATATTTCCGTGATATCATCAAAAAGGCCGAAAACTTAAAAATTCCTGCTGACTTAAGAGGGATGGAAAATAAAAGCATTCAATTGAGTAGCTTAAAAACACAATTTTTTAGCCTCAATCCGCGCATGCCGCGTGAAGCTATTCGTTTTAATTGTCAAAATCATCAAAATACCTCGGTGCTCACAGGTATACAAATTTGTTATAGCGCCCAAGGTCAGTACAAGCAGTGTTCGAATCAAATTGTAAACAGTTGTCCAAGTTTGGTTACAATTCGAGGTGCATACTGA